From Zea mays cultivar B73 chromosome 3, Zm-B73-REFERENCE-NAM-5.0, whole genome shotgun sequence:
gtgtaaaaactcatatgatttgagttgaacaaactcatggattagagttgaaccaactcatcaagggagttgaagactcattgatttgagttgtgcaaacttgtaCAGGGATTCTTCCAATTGAGGAAGAAACATGCAATATGGATAATTGAGCCACAAACTCTATAAGTGGAgaaacaaaatattctcatattCGTTTGGAAAGATGAAAGAATATTTTGACAATCGCTTCACgcgatatcatgatatgttaATATCTAGTCCCCTTTTGGTAATGGAAGTATCAAGGATGTGTTGATATATCCTAATTTATTTTACCAAATTATAGAGATATCCATAAAATTACTATCATGTGGAAACACAAGgtgatagtgatggatattgcatatgtttctcagaaacatttcttatggactgtattctacatacatcctcccatacaaagtgttgcatatgtTATAACTTTTCATGTGATGATACTTACCATGCTGGGTAAGACTGAATTGGTAATTCCATTAttgggatgaaatgaaaagttatgaaCAATTCTGTTGGTCATGTTTTCCCATAAGAtggatacttgatgagtatcattgggaatgagattttaagtccctcttatcttaaaatctgatctgaattggttaagttctttgaattgtttcaaaggaacgggtgtggtccattacatagatggtatggacattgaaggctttatatggttatttggtgcatctatatgatgacctgaagtgtgtccttcggacaacacatgaccattaagtaataatgtctcaagcttgagcacattagcctccacactactgaatttaccaaatgggcttacaatgatgattgtttgtcttggtattcaGAATGATATCCATAAAGGATATAATGAATCTGTGATAGATTCGATAATTTCAGATCATTAATGACCATCAGTAATGAATTGTCATTTCCAACTGGTTATGGTTGGAGTCAGGAAGCTTTTGCACGCTCTTGACTTGTGATTAACTGCATGTACAAGTTCCCCTATGGTTTTTAGTACGTGGGAATCCGTGAAAGATTTCCCATGTGTAAATTGGGTAtgttcccaatctcaccaccgcagcgtacatgtatgggcacacagaaagctggggatctatgtgagaatttattctccgtcgatcattaagttttaGAATCTCTTCTTGAGAATCTATTTACGGCTCGTACGCTAgcttgaatcatgagcttttccaggcattagggggagatatcaagtaccaaaaagaatgccaggaaattataatgaatgcagtaagcattcaggctcaggatcacgtactaaaactgAACCTTTTGGGTTCAaatgatttgcaagaagttgcaaattaactgccatgtgcatttactatgaggtgtcactcaAACTAATCCTACATGgaagtgccagaaagagtggttaCATGGAACACCACTCAACTCCCTATTACAATGAtgttgtaaataagagggggagaattatggtcacaaattgggattaagaTGCTTGCAAGCAGCTGAAGGCTAGACCTTCTGAGATAGTAAATGCAAACCAACTATTCGTTGGTAACCAACTTAGCGTTGGTGGACACCTAGAGGATATGAATTATCCTGTGagtggaagacattcacaacctagctcagtgcgcactgatgaggctaggttcggaagcccttgattctcgttttgggatttcacgaggaatcataagggtacataaaaatgactttatgtcaactggagaattgtgttatttaaaagctacaagtgtcgacacatacatctcagcaaattgtatatgcactccaagtgatccaaaagactatggccatagcaAAGCATGAGTATGCTCAAACTAgatcttgttgagtgatacaatattgcagagatagccttgctcaccggaaagaagtgttaacttattttcacttcaaggtatcttactgtggatacaagtttgttttcatggacttggaaacaatgaggtggtgagaaagcatggctagtagcaactgggtttatacgcaaacccaagcattattttaatgctataaattctcTTCTATCGTGAGTAGTAAAATTCCGATACAACACAAAgggcagtaaatcatctatctgtgcagttgatagatgtagtgacaacatatGCATATGTGGTCACTAGATTATGGTATATGTGGACTCTTGAAGGATTCCAAATACATAATCATCAATCACAAATTTACAATGCttggaaagtctttgtgacttagagcatcttggtcaaatatggtacattcgacctagtgaatccttctttctgaaaggatacacaaagtatggtatgttcagtgtaaatatgtgcagcatatttgaaacatacattacttatcgacggagttcaagatagaggatatgaattgaaagagatttccaattcaaagtaaactatcttaagtatcttggatacaaagttgtctatatccaacatatattgaagaaattcaatatgaaAGAGTCATGGTTATTTGATTCTTTCAgatcatgagatgtgctattgtatcttgcaagagcatccgaccggatattgctttgcaatgatttgctagctaacagcacgtgagatcgagttatgatctccaggtgtactcatgctctccttatgtttggatatactgatcttggatatctatagaagatccccaggtacaagatcaatgacatacttctgttaagttggacctactgtttgataaatgtcaatcaacagagattaatggtcacttacactaatcattctgtagcacacttcgtgggattgtacagaatgatatactacatactgagggtatgtggtggtcatgattttatatcattgaccttattatctatggagataatattactttgtgttgtttagatgaaaaaCAAGTTACGAACTAAGTCTCTACCTTACTTCACATTTTTAATGTGTTTGAGAGCAGGTATGAGATGACTTAGTGATTCGTAAAGATCAGGGGGAGTTTCCTTTTGATCAGAAGAACTTGTTTACAcatcatgttgtactcttttcttcgcatgagtttttccctgattgggtttctcattcaaagtttttaacgagacaacatcaacacaaggtctatgtcgtatcatctatttttcccgtagaggttttcaaggatgatacattatgacatagttattgttgtatttgaactagGATATGAGTTTATGTCCCTAGAGTTCAAATGGATCAACAATAGATAATGACTACTCTCCTTATTTTCCCCGTTGGGTTTTTAAGGAGACTCAGCTGATATGTTGATTTCTCAGATTTTCTAGCAagattatcttggagaaatattaacctgagttatatgtctcatcatttattttccccaCGGGGGTTTTGAGATGATGATTatagacatattattgttctttgggctagagGTCCATGGGAGAACAATGGCATACCATGGTTCAAATGAACCACCGATAATTATCTATAAGGataattgagcttgtgttgttcagatggaaacaTGTTATATCAGGAGCAACATTAATAAGCATATTGCTCCTAAATTGTATTATccatcttgcaaacaaagtcttgtgataatatTGCTGATAtattcacaaaatctctaccatactcaacgttttcagaaatgtgttgaggtgattggtatgggaagacttaagtgcttgcaaggatcagggggagtaaTTCTTCATGATATTTGATCTGTTTTgtaccatcatattacactcttttctttgtatgagttttgccttgttgaggttttctcatccaaagtttttaatgaggtaatatcaactaagctatatgcttcatcattgattTTTCCCCAAAGGGGTTTTTACGaatgatgattacaagcatatttttCTTTTGGAGTTCAATGTGAGTTGTACTCATGATCCAAAAGTattgtgtactccttatttttcccacagggtttttgaggagatGAAACATTGAAAGACATCTTACAGACGATCAAATGGACttggattgatcaagggggagtgttacaaaatATTTGTATAATATATGATCAACCCCTGACAGTTATTcccaagggacacaccccttggGAGACACTGTATCTACTTGTATATAAACAAGGATCTCTGCAATAAAGATGACAGTTACTTGTCTCTGCCATTATGTCTCTTACTCTACTTTCTTTACCACTGAGCACTGAGTATATTTTAACACAGCCCACCAATCACCGGCGAAGCACAATGAACGGTACGTGGAGGGCCTGGGCACACGTGGCTGGGTATCCAATCACGTTGTTAGCTAATGGAAATGATACTTAATTCTATACATATGAAAATGTTATTGTTCTAGCATTATTTATGTGGTAAACCACATTTATTTGAAGGCAGCAAAGTATCATTGAAGTATTTTATAAATTGAAGCATGTCATGTGCATATCATGCTTCATTACATCTGAAGTTATGTCGTGGCCTATGGTCCAATTGTACCGGTACAATATAGCATCGTATGTTGCCTGAGGAGGGGTGCGATGCGGCTCCATACCCTTCGTGGTATGAGGCAGAAGTCATAtctattgcattcatatgcattcattgaagcatTTGTAGATGTCGACGACGTGAAGTGATTATACAACCTGATGTAGTTGTTCAAAAGGAGATGGTATTTTATATATTATAGTTATTGGATTCTCTATCTGAAAGTATTATTCTTATCAATTGAAGTTACTTTAAACCATTGATAATTTAACTTGTGATTTGAATATCTTGTCAAAACAAATTTGCTTGCCGAGATGTTACTCAATGCAGGATTATGATGCTTGTCAAGGGGAATAGGAAGTAGCAACACGTTGCACACATGATTGAAAGATTAATTAAGAACCGAATATTTAGTTTTGTTTATTAAGATTGAGGTTGATATTTCTGAGGTGGCATAAATGTTAATCATATTCGTTGTGGTTGTTCATTCTTGCTAGAAGGTTTTTCATGTTAGTGTGATGGATTATAACTGATTATGTCTATTTTGTTTGCACGATGCTTACAAAATACAAAGGAGTTGCCGCTGAATTTTATATTTCTTAGTTTTCGGCTGTTGGTAGTGAAGTCCAGTAGCATCTCGAGGCGTCTGTGGATTCCGGGGTGTTACAACCTCACCTCAAAATCCTAATCCATGAAAAGGTACCATCGTCTAGGCGTCGAAGTAACTGGAAGAGCTACACCCTGACGACAGCTCGGATCTGGACGCCTGTCCCTCCTCTGCAGGGTGGCAGCGACGGCGACAACATCCCGGCCACGGCGACCAGCCGACCAGGTACACCACCGCGCCTACAAGACGGTAACCCTTAATCCCCTCTGTTCTTAAGAGTGAGCCCATGTGTAGTGTAGATCCATTCTATTATCCATTAATTTACCTCGGACTGTCTAAGTTGAACACAGTAAAGACCACTAGAACTAACATATGTACGTTCAGCTAACAACCAAGATGAAGAAGACGACCGTCGTGGCCGCCCGCCTCCCCCAGAAGCCAAAACCAAACCGGCCATGCGTATCGACTTGCGTGCATGCTCCACGCAAGCAGGCAATTCATGGTCGACACGATCTTGGGGCACTAACACGCCATACATGCCCCAAATTAAaacagtggagagacaccaaaacggttctccaagcacaggagacaactaagagactctattgtacaatggagtgtctCTAAACGTAGTCtgttaataaatacagaattaaatgtatttgtatagcatcagatcgatagaacagacgacaaattcgtacagtgggaagtgaggcgtctgttgttacttggtttacgagccagaggcgtctcttcacggagagacggctctaagatttttttgcaaataaccccctaaaacaccttaagagcctccacattaaacaccactgtacatgccctaaggaCGCGACTTGAAGATGCGGTGTGTAGGTACATATAGTACTAATAAACGTCACGTAACTCCAAACTGGAAAAGCCAAAACAGTAGGAGTCTGCCTTCAAGGCGGAGATTGACGTTGGCACCTCTGAAAAACGGGTTGGCCGGAAAACCTACTCATCACGTTCACACGcacaaaaaaaaaagaaagaaaagaagcgaacgATATTCACGATCATCAACGGATAGTCAACTTACACCAGCGTCATCCACAGCTACCATCAGGCACCCCGCCCTTGTCTTTGTCTTTCTGAAGGCACGCCGCCCTTCTCACCAAATCTCTCCAGTCCAGCTCCAGCACACGGAGATTGACGGAAACTCTGCCATTTGCTAACGTATCACGTTTTGGCATGCGTTTTCCACGAGACAGGGGGAGACCTTCTCAATCTCAGCTAGCCAACCACCACGCAAACGGTTATTTGATGGGCTGACTCCACATATATGGACGTGCTACCAGAGAACTGAAAAAACAAACACAGGCAGTTAGTGATTTGATGGGCAACCGACTCCATCAGAACTCAGAAGCAATATAATCCACAATCCCGCATCCATGTCCAGGCTCCACCACCACCATCTTCTCCAACTGATGTGCTCGCTGCTAATCTCCGGTATAAGCCTGCTCTTGCGCGTCGTCGTCATCTGCTTCCGAACCCCTTTGCTCTTTTCAACCAACATTCGATCCCGCGTTACCTGTGCAGCGGAACTGGTAAGCGGGACCACCGGCGGCGACGACATGGCGGTGCTCATCCAGCTCAAGGCCTTCCTGCGGGCGCACAACCAGATAAACCGGGGCGCGTACGACGGATGGCCGGAGGCCTCGCCGTCGCCGTGCGGCAGCTGGCGGGGGGTCGGGTGCGACGCGGACGGCCGCGTGAGCTCCCTCGACCTCTCCAGCTCCAGCATATCGGGCCCGCTCTTCGGCAACTTCTCGGGGCTCAGCGGCCTCGTCCGCCTGGACCTCTCCGACAACTCCATCGCCGGCGAGCTCCCGGCTGACCTCGACAGGTGCGTGGGGCTGCAACACCTCAACCTCTCGTACAACCTCATATCCGGAGCCCTTGGCGTGCCCAGCCTGACAAAGCTGAGGACGTTAGACGTGTCGCGGAACCGGCTCGAGGGCGAAGTCGTCGTCGTCAGCGGGAACTTCAACTTCCTCGGAGCATGTGACGACCTCGTCGTGCTCAACGTCTCCGGCAACAGCCTCGGAGGCGACATCGCCGGCTTGCTCGGTAACTGCCCGCGGCTTCGGTACGTGGATCTCAGCATGAACGGCTTCACTGGCCGGGTCACGCAGGGCATCGCGAGCCTAGCTCAGTTCAGTGCTGCCGAGAATCGGCTGTCCGGGACCGTTCCTCCTGGCGTGTTCCCAGAGCGGTGTGGGCTGCAGTCCCTGGACCTCTCCGGCAACCGTTTGTCTGGCAGCTTTCCTGATTCCGTGTCCAACTGCCCCGGCTTGACGTACCTGTCGCTGTCGGGGAACGGTTTCGGCGGGCAGATACCGGCAGGGGTTGGAGCCATCCCTGGGCTTGAGACACTGATCCTGGGGAGCAACAGCTTCGACCGCGAGATGCCACTTAGCCTGACGAACTGTACTGCGCTCAGGTATCTGGACATCAGTGGCAACGGTTTTGGTGGGGAGGTGCAAGGATTGTTTGCCAAGTTAGAAAGCCTGACGCACCTCATACTTCACTCGAACAGCTATACTGGTGGAATCGTGTCCTCTGGCATTCTTGGGCTGCCTAAGCTCGCCATGCTCGATCTCAGCCTCAACCGGTTCTCCGGAAAGCTGCCCACGGAGGTCACAAGCATGGCAAGCATCAAGTACCTCGTGCTGGCCGAGAACACCTTCTCCGGGCAGATCCCCGCGGCGTATGGACAGATCGCGCAGCTACAGGTATTGGACCTGTCATACAACAACCTGACTGGTGGTATCCCTGCAGATGTCGGTAGCCTCTCCTCGCTTCTCGTGTTGATGCTCGCTGGAAACCAGCTCTCTGGAGAGATCCCAAAGGAAATAGGGAACTGTACCAGCTTGCTGTGGCTCAACCTTGCGGCGAACAGGCTATCTGGCCAGATCCCCCCGGAGATAGCGGGTGTCGGGAGAGACCCTAGTCCAACATTTGCTAGGAACCAAAAGGATGCTGCAGAACTGGAGATTGGCACCGGGAAGTGTCCCTCTGTGGTGCGGTGGATTCCCCTTGGTTACCCAGGGTTCAACTACGTCGAATCGGAGATGTCTTGGAAGGACTGCCGGAGCCTGGAGGACCGGATCTTGAAGGGCTATGGTATCGTTACACCGCCTTCTGTCCAGCCATGTATCATCCTGGGTTATGTTAGGCTGTCAGGGAACCTGTTGTCAGGACAAATACCACCCATGGTTTCTGCAATGAGGAACTTCAACCTCCTCATCCTTGATGAAAACTTGCTCTCCGGTGTCCTGCCGTCAGAGATCAGCCAGATGTCACTCGTCGCGCTTAACGTCTCTAGGAACATGATTTCTGGTGAGATTCCAACCGAGATTGGTCGGATGGTACTCCTTGAGACCCTCGACTTGTCTTTCAACAACTTCTCTGACCAACTTCCGTCTAGCCTGAACCAGCTCTATAAACTCAGCAAGTTCAACGTTTCCTACAATCCACTTCTCTCCGGCAATGTTCCATCTACTGGCCAGCTCTCCACCTTCAACGAGCAATCGTTTCTTGGAAACCCTCTCCTGTCTTTACACTTCGCTAACTATGGGCCCCGTTCAGAATCAAACAATGAAGACGCCTCAACACAAGGTACAGCAAAGGGCCCTGTTAGAGAAGAGATAACGGTGCTCGTCATTTCATTTGTTGTCTTTTTCTTTGCCACAGTTGCTATCAGAGAACATGACAGCTTCATGTATGTGTACTATACCATAAAATGCAGACATGACAGTACGAAGATTTATGCGGAATTGTAACCCTTGAGCTTTGTAACATTCAGTTAATAGAGTAGTAGAATAGTGTCACTGCCAATGTGGTTGATATGTTCAAGTGTTACATATCCGGCCACATTGCATTGCAGAATTTTAAAGTGTTTTTTTACATCTGTATCCTTAGTTTGGACACACTACTCATTTTTACCCATAGTTTTACATCTTCCTCATTTCAACACTTGCTGCACAAAAACTACTCAACAATGCCCACCAACGTCGTTTCTGTTTATCTCCGTTTCTTACACTTGGGACCCACCAAAACAAAGTCCCCAATCTTCTCCCATTCCCCAATCTCTTTGCTCAGGCTCAACAGCCATCGACCGCCGCCCGCCCGGTTTGCGCCCATCTCATGCCCATGACCGTCGGCTCCTCGTTGTTCGGCCCAACACCGCCGCCGGCCCTGCTCGAGCTCCGGCTGCCCGCCCACCCGGCGTTCAGCCCCGCACCGTCGCTGCTGGCCCTGCTCGAGCTCCGCCCTCCCGCGCGACGTTCGGCCCAACACCACTGTCGTCTGCCCTGCTCGAGCTCCGGTCACCCGCCCGCCCGACGTTCGGCCCCGGACCACCGCAGCAGGCCCTGCTCGAGCTCCGGCCGCCCGCCCACCCAGTTTGCGTCGGccctgctgaaagggaattaggcttacacctagttcctaaatagttttggtggttaaatcgcccaacacaaacaattggactaactagtttgctctagattatatgttctacaggtaccaaaggttcatctataactatactaaatcgactgtccggaataccgtagattattccggacaggagaagctttttggaaaaacaggccaagcgcggaccgtccgggctcctgcggcggaccgtccgcgacacaagaatgaccctcggacagaaccaatgcaaaaacacaagtttccactacggactgtccggaggaaaagcaaagatcgTTCGTGCcctcgtgcggaccgtccggcctcaggcgcggaccgtccggtcggtaagaaaccgaaaaacccgaaggtgacgggttcggagaaatgaattatagggggcctcgcggaccgtccggggtgcacgaccggaccgtccgcgactggctctgtctgacatctgacgacgcattaaatgcaatatagctgttgatatagccgttactgctgaccgttgcttttcagccgttgatcttcaagggcggaccgtccgcaccaggagggcggaccgtccgcgctcagcagaatggcccaacggctaggaagtggttggtggctataaataccaccccaaccacctccattcattgatcccaagcattccaaccttcaacattcaatacaagagctagcaatccaatccaagacacattcaaagcctccatctctctccaagtttcactattgagaaaagagatcattagtgattagtgacttgagagagaaagtgatccgtgtgttatttgtcgctcttgtcgcttggccttttcaatcgtgctttcttgattctttcattgcgatcaaactcacttgtaattgaggcaagagacaccaatcttgtggtgatccttgtaggaactttgtgttccaagtgattaagaagagaaaagctcactcggtccgagggaccgtttgagagagggaagggttgaaagagacccggcctttgtggcctcctcaacggggagtaggtttgcaagaaccgaacctcggtaaaacaaatccgcgtgtcacacttcttatttgcttgcgatttgttttcgaccctctctcgcggactcgtttatatttctaacgctaacccggcttgtagttgtgtttatatttgtaaatttcagtttcgccctattcaccccccctctaggcgactttcaattggtatcagagcccggtgcttcattagagcctaaccgctcgaagtgatgtcgggagatcacgccaagaaggagatggagaccggcgaaaagcccactacaagccacgggagcacttcatcggaagagtcccgcaccaagaggagggagaagaagaagagctcctgcaacaaagggaaggagaagaaatcttcttctcaccacaaagagaagaaggaaaaatcttcttcccacaagccgcatcgaagcggggacaagcaaaagaggatgaggaaagtggtctactacgagaccgacacttcatcaacatcgacctccggctccgaagcgccctccgtaacttctaaacgccaagagcgtaagaagtttagtaagatccccctacactattctcgcatttctaaacatgcacctttactttccgtcccattaggcaaaccaccaacttttgatggtgaagattatgctaggtggagtgatttaatgcgatttcatctaacctcactccacaaaagtatatgggatgttgttgagtttggtgcacaggtaccatcggtaggggataaagactatgacgaggatg
This genomic window contains:
- the LOC103650261 gene encoding probable LRR receptor-like serine/threonine-protein kinase At1g74360, producing MSRLHHHHLLQLMCSLLISAELVSGTTGGDDMAVLIQLKAFLRAHNQINRGAYDGWPEASPSPCGSWRGVGCDADGRVSSLDLSSSSISGPLFGNFSGLSGLVRLDLSDNSIAGELPADLDRCVGLQHLNLSYNLISGALGVPSLTKLRTLDVSRNRLEGEVVVVSGNFNFLGACDDLVVLNVSGNSLGGDIAGLLGNCPRLRYVDLSMNGFTGRVTQGIASLAQFSAAENRLSGTVPPGVFPERCGLQSLDLSGNRLSGSFPDSVSNCPGLTYLSLSGNGFGGQIPAGVGAIPGLETLILGSNSFDREMPLSLTNCTALRYLDISGNGFGGEVQGLFAKLESLTHLILHSNSYTGGIVSSGILGLPKLAMLDLSLNRFSGKLPTEVTSMASIKYLVLAENTFSGQIPAAYGQIAQLQVLDLSYNNLTGGIPADVGSLSSLLVLMLAGNQLSGEIPKEIGNCTSLLWLNLAANRLSGQIPPEIAGVGRDPSPTFARNQKDAAELEIGTGKCPSVVRWIPLGYPGFNYVESEMSWKDCRSLEDRILKGYGIVTPPSVQPCIILGYVRLSGNLLSGQIPPMVSAMRNFNLLILDENLLSGVLPSEISQMSLVALNVSRNMISGEIPTEIGRMVLLETLDLSFNNFSDQLPSSLNQLYKLSKFNVSYNPLLSGNVPSTGQLSTFNEQSFLGNPLLSLHFANYGPRSESNNEDASTQGTAKGPVREEITVLVISFVVFFFATVAIREHDSFMYVYYTIKCRHDSTKIYAEL